From the Pseudomonas putida genome, one window contains:
- a CDS encoding SMI1/KNR4 family protein, producing MEEVIEQLREANEPVPVPLELPDEDQLVEIEEELFINIPFVFKEFLLTVSDVVYGSLEPVTVTDPQSHTYLPDVAANAWDAGVPRDLIPLCQDGDDYYCVEEDGTVVLWVAEDEATAEDNWESVWHWARDVWLES from the coding sequence GTGGAAGAAGTGATCGAACAACTCCGTGAAGCCAATGAACCCGTGCCGGTGCCCTTGGAGCTTCCCGACGAAGACCAGCTGGTAGAGATCGAGGAAGAGCTGTTCATCAACATTCCGTTCGTGTTCAAAGAGTTTCTGCTGACCGTCAGCGATGTCGTGTACGGTTCGCTCGAGCCTGTAACCGTCACTGATCCGCAATCGCACACCTACCTGCCCGATGTCGCGGCCAATGCCTGGGATGCCGGCGTGCCACGCGACTTGATTCCACTGTGTCAGGACGGCGACGACTACTACTGCGTCGAAGAAGACGGCACCGTGGTGCTGTGGGTTGCAGAAGATGAAGCTACTGCCGAGGACAATTGGGAATCGGTGTGGCACTGGGCGCGGGACGTGTGGCTGGAAAGCTGA
- a CDS encoding Tim44 domain-containing protein, protein MQRFLSIALALCVGLTLSLDANAKRFGGGKSSGAAPIHQTRQATPTTPAAAPTAPGRAPAAASGASRWLGPLAGLAAGGLLASMFMGDGFEGFQIMDFLIVALIAFLVFRFIAARRRQQQPQMAAPGHAPFQREAHGQQHAQPSIFGGSAAPAAAAAPVINAPAWFNEQSFLAAARSHFQSLQQHWDANEMDKIAEFVTPQMLEFLKRERADLGDGFQSTYIDDLDVQLDGVDDRADRTDATLTFRGVSKTSRFDQGEAFSESWHMVRAQGDNQPWLVAGIRQNG, encoded by the coding sequence ATGCAACGTTTTCTTAGCATCGCACTGGCGCTCTGCGTCGGCCTGACGCTGAGCCTGGACGCCAACGCCAAGCGTTTCGGCGGCGGCAAGAGCTCGGGCGCCGCGCCTATCCACCAGACCCGCCAGGCTACGCCAACCACGCCTGCCGCCGCGCCGACCGCTCCAGGTCGCGCTCCGGCCGCCGCCAGCGGTGCTTCGCGCTGGCTGGGCCCACTGGCCGGCCTCGCCGCCGGTGGCCTGCTGGCGTCCATGTTCATGGGCGACGGATTCGAAGGCTTCCAGATCATGGACTTCCTGATCGTGGCGCTGATCGCCTTCCTGGTGTTCCGCTTCATTGCCGCGCGACGTCGCCAGCAGCAGCCGCAAATGGCCGCTCCGGGCCACGCGCCGTTCCAGCGTGAAGCCCATGGCCAGCAGCATGCCCAGCCGTCGATCTTCGGTGGTTCGGCCGCTCCTGCTGCCGCAGCCGCTCCGGTGATCAACGCACCGGCCTGGTTCAACGAGCAGAGCTTCCTGGCCGCAGCCCGCAGCCACTTCCAGTCGCTGCAGCAGCACTGGGATGCCAACGAAATGGACAAGATCGCCGAGTTCGTCACCCCGCAGATGCTCGAGTTCCTCAAGCGCGAGCGTGCCGACCTGGGTGATGGCTTCCAGTCCACCTACATCGATGACCTCGATGTGCAGCTGGACGGTGTCGACGATCGCGCCGACCGCACCGACGCCACCCTGACCTTCCGTGGTGTGTCGAAGACCTCGCGCTTCGACCAGGGTGAGGCCTTCAGCGAAAGCTGGCACATGGTTCGCGCCCAGGGCGACAACCAGCCTTGGCTGGTTGCCGGTATCCGTCAAAACGGTTAA
- the uvrD gene encoding DNA helicase II: protein MRTDDLSLLLNSLNDAQRQAVAATLGRQLVLAGAGSGKTRVLVHRIAWLIQVEQASPHSILSVTFTNKAAAEMRQRIEQLLGINPAGMWVGTFHGLAHRLLRAHWQEARLVQNFQILDSDDQQRLIKRVMRELGLDEQKWPARQAQWFINGQKDEGLRPQHIQASGDLFLQTMRDVYSAYEQACERAGVIDFSELLLRALDLWRDHPGLLEHYQRRFRHLLVDEFQDTNAVQYAWLRLLAGKNGGSLMAVGDDDQSIYGWRGAKIENIHQYTADFPDAEMIRLEQNYRSTGGILKAANALIANNSGRLGKELWTDMGEGEPLTLYAAYNEHDEARYVVETIESLIKQGNARSDIAILYRSNAQSRVLEEALLRERIPYRIYGGQRFFERAEIKNAMAYLRLIEGRGNDAALERVINVPPRGIGEKTVEAIREHARHSQLSMWEAMCQLLAAKALKGRAASALGAFIELIEGLASKVADMPLHTMTQTAIEQSGLIIYHQEEKGEKGQARVENLEELVSAARNFETSEDDADLSPLSAFLGHASLEAGDTQAEEHEDSIQLMTLHSAKGLEFPYVFLVGMEEGLFPHKMSLEEPGRLEEERRLAYVGITRAMRQLIMTYAETRRLYGSETYNKVSRFVREIPSGLVQEVRLSNSVSRPFGGSTSTSSNLFANANIPQTAFNLGQRVQHAVFGEGVILNFEGSGAQARVQVNFAEGSKWLMLGYAKLEAI from the coding sequence ATGCGCACAGATGACCTTTCCCTCCTGCTGAACTCCCTCAACGATGCCCAACGCCAGGCCGTCGCGGCCACGCTTGGGCGTCAGCTGGTGCTTGCTGGCGCCGGTTCCGGTAAAACCCGCGTGCTGGTGCACCGCATCGCCTGGCTGATCCAGGTCGAGCAGGCCTCGCCGCACTCGATCCTGTCGGTGACCTTCACCAACAAGGCGGCCGCCGAGATGCGCCAGCGGATCGAGCAACTGCTGGGTATCAATCCGGCGGGCATGTGGGTAGGCACCTTCCACGGCCTGGCGCACCGCCTGTTGCGGGCGCACTGGCAGGAAGCACGCCTGGTGCAGAACTTCCAGATCCTCGACAGCGATGACCAGCAGCGGCTGATCAAGCGCGTCATGCGCGAACTCGGCCTGGACGAGCAGAAATGGCCGGCGCGCCAGGCCCAGTGGTTCATCAACGGGCAAAAGGACGAGGGCCTGCGACCGCAACATATCCAGGCCAGCGGCGACCTGTTCCTGCAGACCATGCGCGATGTCTACAGTGCCTACGAACAGGCCTGCGAGCGCGCCGGGGTCATCGACTTCTCCGAATTGCTGCTGCGCGCCCTCGACCTGTGGCGCGACCACCCTGGCCTGCTGGAACACTACCAGCGGCGCTTCCGCCACCTTCTGGTGGACGAGTTCCAGGATACCAACGCCGTGCAATACGCCTGGCTGCGCCTGCTGGCCGGCAAAAACGGTGGCAGCCTGATGGCGGTGGGCGACGACGACCAGTCCATCTATGGTTGGCGCGGCGCCAAGATCGAGAACATTCACCAGTACACAGCCGACTTCCCCGACGCCGAGATGATCCGCCTGGAGCAGAACTACCGCTCCACCGGCGGCATCCTCAAGGCCGCGAACGCGCTGATCGCCAACAACAGCGGGCGCTTGGGCAAGGAACTGTGGACTGACATGGGTGAAGGCGAGCCGCTGACGCTGTACGCCGCCTACAACGAACACGATGAAGCGCGCTATGTGGTCGAGACCATCGAAAGCTTGATCAAGCAAGGCAACGCGCGCAGCGATATCGCCATCCTGTATCGCTCCAACGCCCAGTCGCGGGTGCTGGAAGAAGCCCTGCTGCGCGAACGCATCCCCTATCGCATCTACGGTGGCCAGCGCTTCTTCGAACGCGCCGAAATCAAGAATGCCATGGCCTACCTGCGGCTGATCGAAGGCCGCGGCAACGATGCGGCGCTGGAACGGGTGATCAACGTGCCACCTCGTGGAATCGGCGAGAAGACCGTCGAAGCCATTCGCGAACATGCCCGCCACAGCCAGCTGTCGATGTGGGAAGCCATGTGCCAGCTGTTGGCCGCCAAGGCGCTGAAAGGCCGCGCTGCCTCTGCCCTCGGTGCCTTCATCGAGTTGATCGAGGGCCTGGCCAGCAAGGTCGCGGACATGCCGTTGCATACCATGACCCAGACCGCCATCGAGCAGTCCGGCCTGATCATCTATCACCAGGAAGAGAAGGGTGAAAAGGGCCAGGCACGGGTAGAAAACCTTGAGGAACTGGTAAGCGCCGCGCGCAACTTCGAAACCAGCGAAGACGACGCCGACCTGTCGCCGCTGTCGGCCTTCCTTGGCCATGCCTCGCTGGAGGCTGGCGATACCCAGGCAGAGGAGCACGAAGACAGCATTCAGCTGATGACCTTGCACAGTGCCAAGGGCCTGGAATTCCCCTACGTGTTCCTGGTCGGCATGGAAGAAGGCCTGTTCCCGCACAAGATGAGCCTGGAAGAACCCGGCCGCCTGGAAGAGGAACGCCGCCTGGCCTACGTGGGCATTACCCGTGCCATGCGCCAGCTGATCATGACCTACGCCGAGACTCGCCGCCTCTATGGCAGCGAGACCTACAACAAGGTGTCTCGATTCGTACGCGAGATTCCGAGCGGCCTGGTTCAGGAGGTACGCCTTTCCAACAGTGTCAGCCGACCGTTTGGCGGTTCGACGAGCACGAGCAGCAACCTGTTCGCCAATGCCAATATTCCGCAGACCGCCTTCAACCTTGGCCAGCGCGTGCAGCACGCCGTGTTTGGTGAAGGGGTGATCCTCAACTTCGAGGGCTCCGGTGCCCAGGCGCGGGTGCAAGTAAACTTCGCCGAAGGCAGCAAATGGCTCATGCTGGGGTACGCCAAGCTCGAGGCTATCTAA
- the zwf gene encoding glucose-6-phosphate dehydrogenase translates to MTIPCDILVFGGTGDLALHKLLPALYHLYREARLNNAVRIIALARRHISRDEYLKLAERHCRAQIARHDFDEDVWQRFSARLDYFPMDAAQSADFGRLARYLGEPGGLTRIYYLATAPNLFVPIANHLRIAGLADSEARIVLEKPIGHSLASATAINEAIGAVFDESQVFRIDHYLGKETVQNLMALRFANALLEPVWRNGQVDHVQISVCETLGVENRGGYYDRAGATRDMLQNHLLQLLCLVAMEPPAQFEAEAVRDEKVKILRALKPITGQDVQDKTVRGQYGAGHIGGQEVPAYYFEKDVDNDTDTETFVAVHAHIDNWRWAGVPFYLRTGKRMARRSSQIVIQFKPVPHELFSGGQVNQLLIQLQPEERISLRMMTKSPGKGMRLEPVDLDLNLAQVFGQTRRWEAYERLLLDVLEGDSTLFMRRDEVEAAWAWIDPIIGGWEEHFQAPRPYSAGTNGPEQALGLLARHGRQWHS, encoded by the coding sequence CTATCACCTGTATCGCGAGGCACGCCTGAACAACGCGGTGCGCATCATTGCCCTCGCCCGCCGCCACATAAGCCGTGACGAATACCTCAAGCTCGCCGAACGCCATTGCCGGGCGCAGATCGCCCGCCACGATTTCGATGAAGATGTGTGGCAACGCTTTTCCGCACGCCTCGACTACTTCCCCATGGATGCCGCGCAAAGCGCCGATTTCGGCCGCCTGGCGCGCTACCTCGGCGAGCCTGGAGGGCTGACCCGCATCTACTACCTGGCCACTGCGCCCAACCTCTTCGTCCCGATCGCCAACCATTTGCGGATTGCCGGGCTTGCCGACAGCGAAGCGCGCATCGTGCTGGAGAAGCCGATCGGCCACTCGCTGGCATCTGCCACCGCCATCAACGAAGCGATCGGCGCGGTATTCGACGAATCGCAGGTGTTTCGCATCGACCACTACCTCGGCAAGGAAACCGTGCAGAACCTGATGGCCCTGCGCTTCGCCAATGCCCTGCTGGAACCCGTGTGGCGCAACGGCCAGGTCGACCATGTACAGATCAGCGTCTGCGAAACCCTCGGCGTGGAAAACCGCGGCGGTTACTACGACCGCGCCGGGGCGACCCGCGACATGCTGCAGAATCACCTGCTGCAGCTGCTGTGCCTGGTGGCCATGGAGCCGCCTGCGCAGTTCGAGGCCGAAGCCGTACGCGACGAGAAAGTGAAGATCCTGCGTGCCCTCAAGCCCATTACCGGCCAGGACGTGCAGGACAAGACCGTGCGTGGCCAGTACGGTGCCGGCCACATCGGCGGCCAGGAAGTGCCGGCCTACTACTTCGAGAAGGACGTCGACAACGACACCGACACTGAAACCTTCGTCGCTGTGCACGCTCACATCGACAACTGGCGCTGGGCCGGCGTGCCCTTCTACCTGCGGACCGGCAAGCGCATGGCCCGGCGCTCGTCGCAAATCGTCATCCAGTTCAAACCGGTGCCCCACGAGCTGTTCAGCGGCGGCCAGGTCAACCAGCTGCTGATCCAACTGCAGCCAGAAGAGCGCATCAGCCTGCGGATGATGACCAAGAGTCCCGGCAAGGGCATGCGCCTGGAGCCCGTCGACCTGGACCTCAACCTTGCCCAGGTATTTGGCCAGACCCGCCGCTGGGAGGCCTACGAACGCCTGTTGCTGGACGTGCTGGAAGGCGATTCGACGCTATTCATGCGCCGCGACGAAGTCGAGGCCGCCTGGGCCTGGATCGACCCTATCATCGGAGGATGGGAAGAGCATTTCCAGGCTCCACGCCCCTACTCCGCAGGCACCAATGGGCCGGAACAGGCGCTGGGCCTGCTGGCGCGACACGGCAGGCAATGGCATAGCTGA